A section of the Eriocheir sinensis breed Jianghai 21 chromosome 40, ASM2467909v1, whole genome shotgun sequence genome encodes:
- the LOC127009263 gene encoding uncharacterized protein LOC127009263, with translation MPLAAADGTKMVRVAVAAVLVVGCVHHLPATAAGQPSVFYVKSVSLGNYLEKPGMTIDSRDAYLTISAKDKCSCRAACRTHPRCVAAAIVPDGQAWQCRLADEGPIFINVTEDPEATYVFWEKSLPENLYFGLGKDRMLYLIEKFRSKTFQEAKNFCRRIPGHRLAMTKTRNSFDALVDIIKETGIGWVWIDLRQQDETDKNSLVWGDNTTYSVTNIVPTVLSRGCPFILTWRRAIEENCYDGRWFAACQADPLGLGD, from the exons ATGCCACTGGCAGCTGCGGACGGGACCAAGATGGTGcgtgtggcggtggcggcggtgttggtggtggggtgtGTGCATCACCTCCCCGCCACCGCGGCAGGACAGCCCTCAGTGTTCTACGTCAAGAGTGTTTCTCTTGGCAACTACTTAGAAAAACCAGGGATGACGATAGACAGCAGGGATGCCTACCTGACGATAAGCGCCAAAGATAAAT gCAGCTGCCGGGCCGCGTGCCGGACACATCCTCGCTGCGTAGCCGCTGCCATAGTGCCTGATGGGCAGGCATGGCAGTGCCGTCTGGCCGACGAGGGACCAATCTTCATTAACGTCACGGAGGATCCCGAAGCGACCTATGTCTTCTGGGAGA AATCACTGCCAGAGAATCTCTATTTCGGATTGGGAAAGGACAGAATGCTGTACCTGATCGAGAAGTTCAGAAGCAAAACATTCCAAGAAGCCAAAAACTTTTGCAGACGCATTCCTGGACACCGACTGGCCATGACAAAAACCAGGAATAGTTTTGACGCGTTGGTTGACATCATTAAGGAAACCG GTATTGGGTGGGTGTGGATAGACCTGCGTCAACAGGACGAGACTGACAAAAACTCTTTGGTGTGGGGCGACAACACAACATACAGTGTTACAAACATTGTGCCTACAGTCCTCTCACGAGGTTGTCCTTTTATCCTGACTTGGCGGCGAGCAATCGAGGAGAATTGTTACGACGGGCGTTGGTTTGCAGCATGCCAGGCTGACCCACTGGGCCTGGGCGATTAG